The nucleotide window ACCACCACGGCGCGCTGCTGGTGCTGGACGAGATCCAGGCCGGCATGGGCCGCACCGGCACGCTGTTCGCGCACTGGCAGGATGGCGTGGTGCCCGACATCGTGACGCTGGCCAAGGCGCTGGGCGGCGGGTTCCCCATCGGCGCGATGCTGGCAGGCCCGAAGGTCGCGCAGGCGATGCAGTTCGGCGCCCATGGCACCACCTTCGGCGGCAACCCGCTGGCCGCGGCGGTGGCGCGGGTGGCGCTGCGCAAGCTGTCATCACCGCAGATCGCCAACAACGTGGCGCGCCAGTCGGCCGCGCTGCGCCAGGGGCTGGATGCGATGAATGCGGACCTGGGCCTGTTTTCGCAGGTGCGCGGCCGTGGCTTGATGCTGGGCGCCGTACTGGACGCCCGCTACGCCGGGCGTGCGGGCGAGGTGCTGGACCTGGCGGCCGCGCACGGCCTGCTGATGCTGCAGGCCGGGCCCGACGTGCTGCGCTTCGTGCCGTCGCTGAACATCACCGACGAGGAAGTCGGCGAGGGCCTTGGTCGTCTGCGCGCGGCGCTGGGGGCGTTCGCGCAGCCGGGTTGAGCCTCGCGCCCGGGCGGAGCGGGAGGTGGGCCACCGTGCCGTCCTCCCCGTGTTCGAAGCGCAGCTCGATGGCGTGCCGCTCGCACAGCCGGCGCACGATCGCCAGGCCCAGCCCGAAGCCCGCGCTGTCTTCGCCTTTCGCGAAGGGCGCGAAATCGTGCTCAGCGACGGCGGCGCCGGGGTTGGCGATGCGCAGCGCATCGCCGTCGCCGGTGATCGCGATGCGCCCCGCGCGGGTGTGCGCGAAGGCATTGCCCACCAGGTTGGCCAGCAGGACCTGCAGCACCGGCGCCGGCAGCGTGCTGGTGAGGTCGCCCGCGACGTCCACGCCCACCTCCACCGGCTTGCCTTCCAGCAAGGGCGACTGTTCGACCACCACGCGTTCCAGCACCGGCAGCACCGGCGTGTCCGGCGCCGCGGCCGGCGGTTCCTGTTCGCGCGCCAGCGCCAGCAGCAGAGCGATGGTCTGCTCGAGATGCGCGGCCGACTGGCCGATGTGGTCGACACTGGCGCGCGCATCCGCGCCCAGGCCGGGCGTGGCGGAAAGGCGTTCGCTGGCGGCGCGGATCACGGTCAGGGGCGTGCGCAGTTCGTGGCTGGCATCGCGGGTGAACTCGCGTTCGCGCTCCACGAAGGCACGGATGCGGGCGATCAGGTCGTCCAGGCGGCGGGCGAGCAGCCCGACTTCGTCATCCGGGAAGCCGGCCGCGAAGTGCGGCGGCAGTCGTTCCGGCGTCGCGTCGCCGACGGCCTCGGCCAGCCGCGAGAGCGGTGCGGTGGTCCGCCGTGCCAGCCAGCCGCCCACCAGCAGCGCCAGCGCCACGGCGATGGCGCCGGTCCAGGCCAGCAGCTGCAGCATCTCCGAGCGCATCGGCCGGACCGCCAGCAGACCGCTGACCTCCGCCACCAGCCAGGCGCGCGGCGCGGGTGCGGGAGGGTCCAGTGCGCGCAGGTGGTAATGGCGTCCCCGCGTGCCGGCGAACTCCCGGCGCGCAGGTTCCTCGCCCAGCACGTCGCCGATGCCGTCGGGCAGTGCGTCGGTCCGCTCCACCACGGCCATGAAGCCATTGTGTGGCGGCGACCAGCGCCCATGGGTGGCGTAGTGCGCCGCTTGCGCAGCGGCTTCGCGCTCGAGCAGGGTGTCGAACAGCCGATCTTCGACGGTATAGACGAAGAGCAGCGCGTAAAGGCCGAACAGCGCGGCCAGCAACAGCGTGAAGCCGGCGAACACCAGCATCAGCCGGTTGCGCAGCCGTCGACGCGGCAGGGTGGATGCGCTCATGCGTCCGCCTGCAGGCGGAAGCCCACGCCGTGCACGGTCTTCAGCATGGGCGTGGCGAAGGGCTTGTCCAGCGCCTGGCGCAGCAGGTAGAGGTGCGTGCGCAGCGGATCGGAGTCCGGCGGCGCATCGCCCCACAGGCGCTGGATCAGTTCGCTGCGCGTGAGCGTGCGCGGCCACGCTTCGGCCAGGGCGAGCAGGATCTGATAGGCGGTCTGGTGCAGCGCGAGCGGCAGGTCATGGCGCGCCGCCTGGCCCTGCCGGCGGTCGATGCGCAGGCTGCCGATCCGCAGCACGTGCGTCTGGCCGCTCCGGTGGCGCACGGTCAGCGCCTGGCAGCGCGCGAGCAGTTCCGCCGCGGCGAACGGCTTGACCAGGTAGTCGTCGGCGCCGGCGCGGAAGCCCTGCAGTTTGTCCTCCAGCGCATCGCGCGCGGTCAGCATCAGCACCGGGACATGGCGATCGGCCAGCGTGCGCAGGCGCTGGCACAGGCGCAGGCCATCAAGCCCGGGCAGGCCCACGTCGAGCACCAGCACGTCGGGCGGCGCGTCGAGCGCCATCTGCAATCCGGCCAGGCCGTCCGAGGCGAACTCGACCGCCATGCCGCCGTCGGCGAACAGCCGCTGCAGTTGCGCCCGCAGCAGCGCGTTGTCTTCGATCACCAGGATGCGGGCCGCCGGTGCCGCCATCGTTCAGCCGTCGATGCGTTGCAGGAGGGCCTTAGCTTCGGCCATGTCCGGCTTGCCCGCCAGCACCTGACGCAGCAGCGATCTGGCCTGCTCCCGTTCGCCCAGGCGCAGATGCGCCCGTGCGGCGCCGAGCTTCAATTCCGGTTGCGCCATGTACGGCATCGCCAGCTGCATCAGCCGCAGGGCGTGGCGCAGGTCCTGGTCATCGGCCGCGGTCTGTGCCTGGTAGTACCCGAGCATGCCCAGCAGGTCGACGTGGTAGCGCGCGCCATCGGTCGCCAGTGCGGCGGCGGCAGCCCCCGCATCGCCCGCGCGCGCCTGTGCCGCCAGACCCATCGTCAGTTCGTCGCGCCACGGCGTCCGCGCCACCGGCGTGCGCCCCATGGCGCGGAGGATGGCCTCGGCGACGCCGGGGGTGGAATACGGATTCTGTCCGGTGACCAGGCGGCCATCCACCACCACCTTCGCCATCATCAGCGGCGCTTCCTGCCAGTGCGCGCCGCGCGCGCGCAGGCGGTCCTCGAGCAGCCACGGGAACTCCTCCGCCCAGCGCTTGCCGAAGACCGCCTCTTCCTCGTTGCTGAATCCGGTCACCGCCTTGCCCTGCACCAGGGGCGTGCCATCGCCCAGGCGCACCTCGGCCAGGGCGGCCGGTCCGTGGCAGACCGCGCCGATCACCGCGCCGCGTCCGTAGGCATCGCCCAGCAGCGATGCGAGCGCCGCATCGCGCGGCAGGTCGAACATGGCGCCCTTGCCGCCCACGACGTAGATGGCCGCGTAGTCGGCCGCCTTCACCTCGCGCGTGGACCGCGTGGCCGCCAACATGCGCATGGCCTGCGTGTCGGCCAGCAAGGCGGCGTTGAAGGGTTCCTTCGGGTTGTACGGGTCCGCCTCCACCGCGCCACCCCTCGGGCTGGCCACGTCGATGGCGAAACCGTTGGCCTTGAAGATCAGCCAGGCCTGGGACAGTTCGTCGAACTCGTAGCCCGGACGGGCCTTGCCGTGGTCGCGGCCTTCGCCGCTGACGACGATCAGGATCCTGCCCGCATCGGCCGCGTGCAGCGGTGCGGCCAGAGCGGCCAGCAGGAGTGTGCAGGCCAGGTGGAACGTGCGTGGAATGAAGCGCATGGCGACGAGGCTCCGGTGGGTGGGCACCAGTGTCCTGTCGCCGGATCAATCAAGGTTCAAACCAGGCCGCTCACCAGCCGGTCTGCGGCCCGAAGGCGTAGCGCTTCAGCGCCTTCCCCAGCGTGCGTGCGTCGGTGACGGTCTCCGCGTGCAGGCCGGCCTCGCGCGCGCCCTGCACGTTGGCGAACCTGTCGTCGACGAACAGCGTGCTGGCGGCGTCCCAGCCCAGCCGTTCCAGCGCAAGCGTGAAGGTGGCCGGTTCCGGCTTGCGGCGCTGCAGGCCGCCGCTGGTCAGCACGCGGCCCTCGATCCGTACCGCCAGCGGCGCGACGATGCGCGGAATGGCCTGCGTCATCAGGGCCCCGTTGTTGGTCAGCACGCCCATCGCCACGTCCGGGTGCAGCGCGGCGACACGGGTCAGCACGTCCTCCATGGCCGTGCTGCCGGCCATCCGCGAGGCGATCCATGCGGCCTCGTCGACGGCGGCACCGATCCCTTCGCCGATCCGGCGCAGGTACGTCGCCGTGTCGACACCGCCGCTGTCGTACTCCACTTCCAGTCCCGACGAGAACAGCACCTCGCGCACGCGCTCGTGGCCGCAGCCGGCATGCGCGGCGAGGTGTGCGATGCGGACTTCGTGCCGGTAGTGCGCCAGCACGCCGTCGAAATCGAACAGTACCTGCCGGATCCGCGGCTTCATCCCGCGGCGACCACCTTGAAAGCGTCCCGCGCGGCGGCGATCGTCGCTTCGATGACCTCGGGCGTGTGCGCGCTGGACATGAAGCCGGCCTCGAACGCCGACGGCGCCAGGTACACGCCGCGCTCGAGCATGGCGTGGAAGAAACGGTTGAACGCCGCGGTGTCGCAGGCCACGGCCTGGGCGTAGGTATCGACCTGCTGGTCGGTGAAGAACAGGCCGAACATCGCGCCCACGCGGGTGGCGGTCAGCGGCACGCCGGCCTCGCGCGCGGCGGTTTCCAGGCCTTCGCATAGCGCGGCCGTCGCCGCGGCCAGCCCGTCGTGGAAACCCGGTGCCTGGATCAGCTCCAGCATCGCCAGGCCCGCGGCCATCGCCACCGGATTGCCGCTCAGCGTGCCGGCCTGGTAGATCGGGCCGGCCGGCGCGATCTGCTGCATCAGCTCGCGACGGCCACCGTAGGCGCCCACCGGCATGCCGCCGCCGATGATCTTGCCGAAGGTGGTCAGGTCCGGCGTGATGCCGTAATGCGCCTGCGCACCGCCCAGGGCCACGCGGAAGCCGGTCATCACTTCGTCGAAGATCAGCAGCGCGCCGTGCTGCGTGCACAGCGCGCGCAGGTGCTGCAGGTAGCCCTCGCGCGGCGGCAGGCAGTTGGCGTTGCCGACCACCGGCTCGATGATCAGGCAGGCGATCTCGCTGCCGTACTGCTGGAACAGCGCCGTGGCACCCTCGAAATCGTTGTAGCTCAGCGTCAGCGTCAGTTCGCTCAGGCCCGCCGGCACGCCAGGCGACGTCGGCACGCCCAGCGTCAGCATGCCGCTGCCGGCCTTCACCAGGAACGAATCGCCATGGCCGTGGTAACAGCCTTCGAACTTGACGATGCGGTTGCGGCCGGTCGCGCCGCGCGCCAGGCGGATCGCCGACAGCGTGGCCTCGGTGCCCGAGTTGACCATGCGCACCATTTCGCACGACGGCACCAGCCGGGTGATGGTTTCCGCCATCGTCACTTCGGCCGGGCAGGGCGCGCCGTACGACAGGCCGTTCTGGATGGCCGCCTGCACCGCCTCGCGCACGGCCGGGTGGTTGTGGCCCACGATCATCGGACCCCACGAGCCCACGTAGTCGATGTAGCGGTTGCCATCCACGTCATGCAGGTAGGCGCCGTCGGCACGCTGCACGAAGAACGGCTCGCCCCCCACCGACTTGAACGCGCGCACCGGTGAATTGACGCCCCCGGGCAGCAGCTGCTGGGCGCGGGCGAAGAGGGCGTGGGACTGGTCGTGGTTCATGGGAGGGTCCAGAAGAAGGGAAATCACGGTGTGGGAGCGAGGCAAGTCGCGATGGACCACCATCGGCGCATCACCGCGACTGGCTTGGCTCCCATAAAGCTTCAGCCAGCGAAGGCTTGACGGTATGCCCGCGCTGCGGCCACCGGATCGGCCGCCTCGAACACGCCGCCGATCACGGCCACCAGGTCGGCGCCGGCCACCACCAGCGGGCCCATATTGTCCGGCGTTATGCCGCCTATCGCCACCCGCGGCACGCCCAGCGCGGCGGCCTCGGCCAGCAGGGCCGGCGCGGCGCGTCGTGTCGTGTTCTTGCTGGTGGTCGGGAAGAAGGCCCCGAACGCGACGTAGCTGGCGCCTGCGGCCACCGCGCGCTCGGCCCGCGCGGCATCGTCGTAGCACGAGGCACCGACGATGGCGTGCACGCCCAGGCGGCTGCGTGCGGCGGCGATGTCGCCATCGTCTTCGCCCAGGTGCACGCCGGCGGCACCGATGGCCTCTGCCAGGGACAGGTCGTCGTTCACGATCAGCGGCACGCCCGCCTGCGCACAGAGCGCCTGCAGGGCGGCGGCCTGCGCGTGGCGCCGAGCGGCGTCTGCGCCCTTCTGCCGGTACTGCAGCCAGGTGGCCTGCGGCAGCACCGCGGCCACGCGCGCCAGCAGGCGGGCGGTGTCCGGCTCCTCCGGGGTGATCAGGTACAGCCCGCGGGCGGTGCGGGCCGATGGCGGCAGGGGTGTCATCGGCGAACTTCCGGTGCGTGGGCGGCGATGGGACAATGGCCGCTCCTCCTAGCCGGCATTATCCCGTGACCGACGCCACCGCCACCATCTACCGCAGCTGGATGTGCGTGGTCTGCGGCTTCATCTACCACGAAGCCGACGGCCTGCCGGAAGAGGGCATCGCCCCGGGCACGCGCTGGGACGACATCCCGGACGACTGGACCTGCCCCGACTGCGGCGTGGGCAAGGACGATTTCGAGATGGTGGAGCTGGAGTGAGCCGCGCTCCGTAGGAGCGCCCTTGGGCGCGATGCTCCTGCTCCTGGCGTGATCGAGCCAAATGCATCGCGCCCCAGGGCGCTCCTACAACGGCGTCGGCAAGCGCTTCGCGGTCAATGCATCCGCGAAGTGCGCACGGCGCTGAGTTCCACCAGTTGTTCGCGCAGTTCCGCTGCGTCCTTCGCCTCCGGTGAGAGGTGCAGGTAGCGCGCCAGGTCGCGCTGCGCACCGGCTTTGTAATCCATCTTCAGGTAGGCCTGGCCGCGGTCGCGCAGGGCATCGGGCTGATCGGGCGTGAGCTTGAGCACGCGGTCGGCGCAGCGGGCGGCGCGGTCCCATTCCTCGCGTTCGGCATAGACGCCGTGCAGGTTGCGCAGCGTGCGCACGAGGATCGCGCGGTGCGATGCCGGGTTGAGAATGTGCAGCAGCGCGGCATCGTCGGGGATGTCGCCGCCCAGGTGCGGCTTGGCGCGTTCACGCAGTTCGTCCACGCCGAGCGGACGGCCGCCGTTGAAGGGGTCCATCACCAGCAGGCCGTCGTCCACCGGCAGGCGCACCAGGAAGTGGCCGGGGAAGGACACGCCGTCCAGCGGCACGCCCAGCCGCCGCGCGACCTCCATCTGCACCATCGCCAGCGACACCGGATTGCCGAGCCGGCGCTCGAACACCTGGTTGAGGTAGCTGTTGCGCGGGTCGTAGTACTCGTCGTGGTTGCCGGTGTAGCCCAGCTCGTCGAACAGATGGCGATTGATGGCGGCCATCTTCAGCGGCCACGGTTCGATCGTGGCGATCTCGTGGCGCAGGTGTTCGGCGTGGCTCTGGGCCAGCGTGTCGTAGAGGTCGGGATCCAGGTCGGGGTACTCGTCGCGCGCGATCAGCAGCGCGGTTTCCAGCAGCGGCACCGTGTCATCGGCCTGGCTGGCCAACGCATTCCATTCCGGCAATGTCAGTCGATCCCCCATGCCGACAGACTGGGGCCAATCCCACCGCGAATCAAGCCTCAGCGGACGGGCGGAATGCCTTTGCCGAGGGTGAGCTCCGCTCCCTCCTGGAGCTTCAGGCGGTCGGCTTCGCCGGCATTCAGTTCCAGCACGTAACGGGCCGGTTTGTCGCTGGGATAGGAGGGGCAGCGGTTGCCGCCCGAGCACGGCGGGACGTTGCGCTGCTGGGTCACCAGCTTGCGGGCGTCGTCGAAGTACAGGATGTCCAGCGGAATGCGGGTGTTCTTCATCCAGTAGGCCTGCGGCGCCTCGGCCTCGTGGATGAAGAGCATGCCGGTGCCATCTTCCAGGCGGTCCCGGAACATCAGTCCGCGGGCGCGCTCGGCGTCGTCATCGGCGATTTCGACCCGGAAACGCTCGCCACCGACCTCCACCCAGGGACTCCCGCTGGCACAGGCGCTGAGCAGCAGGGAGAGTGCGAGCAGGGGCCACGGTCGGGGGTGCATGTCGGAGTCCGGCATCCAGGGAGGCGCGTAGTTTAGCGCCGTGCGCGGCGTGCGCTCCTGCCTACGCCTGCAGCAGGCGCGCGGCGATGCGTTCGGCCACGTGGCGGTTGTCCCGGTAGTAGGACGCGTTGTCGGCCAGCGCCTGCCAGCGTTGCTGGTCCTGGAGGTGATGGCGCACCTGGCGCAGCACGCCATCCGTCAGCCGCGCAGCCGCGGCCGCGTCGGTGCGCTGCGCAAGCTGCAGCAGGTCCAGCAGCAACAGGATGCCCTGGTGGCTGCGGTCGGCCTGCTGCCGCGCGGCCACGAACAGGCGGTCCAGGCTGGCGGGTGTCAGCCGGGCAAGGCCCGGGTCGGCCAGGCTGTGGCCGGGGTCGGCCTGCAGCAGGTGCAGGGCGTCGTCGAGGGGAGCGAGGGGTGGCGTCGGGGGCGTCCCTTCATGCATGCCAGCCGAGGCTGATGCAGTGGACTCGTCGGTCTCGGTGAGCATCAATCGACAGTTCCTTGTGTCGGTGGGAAAGCCGTGGTCGCCGGCGCCCGGGTGGGCCGTGGCGCCGATCCGCAGCACGCCCCACTTTATTAACCCAATAAGTGTACGTCAATTAAATTAAGTGGTGAATATGTGTGACATGTCGCCGCTAACGTTTCCTGCATGGGCAACGAGCGCGAAAAATTCTCACAGCGACTGGCGCACGCCATGCAGCAGGCGGGATACGAGCCGCGGCCCACCGTCCTGTTCCACCTGTTCAACACGCACTACCGCGGACGCTCCGTCAGCGTGCAGACCACCTCGCGCTGGCTGGGGGCCCAGGCCATTCCCGCGCAGGACAAGCTGCAGGTGCTGGCGGACCTGCTGGGCGTGGAACCGCATGCGCTGCGCTTCGGCAGCACCCCGCGATCGCGCGTGGCGGAACCGCGGATCGCCTGGCCGGCGGGTGTCGGCGGCCGTGAGCGGCAGACGATCGACGCCTATCTGCAACTGCCGCCCAAGAAGCGCGAACTGGTCGGCGAGCTGGTCAAGGCGCTGTCCGACGGCGCCTGAGCCCACCCCGGTTCCGCACCCGCTCAGCGCAGGACGACCGGCGGCTCCCCGCCGACGATGACGATGTCGGCCGGCCGGCGGGCGAACAGGCCCACGCTGACCACGCCGGGGATCTGGTTGATCTCGCGCTCCATCGCCACCGGGTCGGTGATCGACAGGTTGTGGATGTCCAGGATCACGTTGCCGTTGTCGGTCACGGTGCCGTCGCGCCAGACCGGCTGGCCGCCGGTGAGCGCCAGGATCTCGCGTGCGACCAGGCTGCGGGCCATCGGGATGACTTCCACCGGCAGCGGGAATCTGCCCAGCACCGGCACCTGCTTGCTGGGGTCGACGATGCAGACGAACTGCTTGCTGGCTTCGGCGATGATCTTCTCGCGCGTCAATGCCGCGCCGCCGCCCTTGATCAGGCGCTTGTGAGGGTCGCATTCGTCGGCGCCGTCCACGTACAGCGACAGTGTGCCGGTATGGTTGAGGTCCAGCACCTCGATGCCGTGCTGCCGCAACCGCGCGGTGCTCTGTTCGGAGCTGGACACCGCGCCCTTGATGCGGTCCTTGACCCGTCCCAGCGCGTCGATGAAGAAGGCGACTGTGGAGCCGGTGCCCACGCCGACGATCATGCCGTCCTCGACGAACTCGATGGCCTTTTCGCCGGCCAGGCGCTTTGCTTCGCTCATGATGTCATCTCAACAGGGGAAAGGGTGTAGGAGCGCCCCATGGGCGCGATGCTCTTGATGGGTCATGCCGGAAAGCATCGCGCCCATGGGGCGCTCCCACGGCCAGGCGGAAAGCTCATTCCAGCGCCAGCAGGAACTTCCACTGCGCGGCGGTGACCGGCAACACCGACAGGCGGTTGCCGCGCTGGGTCAGCGCGAAGCCGTCGCCGAGGGCATCGGCATGCTGCTTGATTTCGTCCAGCGCGATGGTGCGCGCCAGCTTGCGCTCGAACTTCACGTCCACCAGCGACCAGCGCGGGTCTTCGCGCGTGCTCTTCGGGTCGTAGTAGTCGGACCTGGGGTCGAACTGGGTGTCGTCCGGATACGCCACGGTCGCCACGGTGGCCGTGCCGACGATGCCCGGCTCCTTGCAGTTGGAGTGGTAGAACAGCACGCCGTCGCCGACCTGCATGCTGCGCATGAAGTTGCGCGCCTGGTAGTTGCGCACGCCGTTCCACGGCTCGGTGCCGACCTTTTCCAGGTCGTCGATGGAGAAGGCGTCCGGCTCCGACTTCATCAGCCAGTAGCGCTTGCGGGCGGTCATGCTGGGGCGTCCGGCAAAGGGGAGGAAGGAAGTAGCGTATCGCGCTCGGAGCAGATGGCATCCAGCGGCACGTCCCAAGCCTGCGCGCCGACCGCGTCGATGCGCTGCGCCTCGAAGCCGACACCGACCAGCCAGGGCGGCGCGGGACGTTGCAGGCGGGGCGCCAGCGTGCGGTCGTACCATCCGCCGCCCATGCCCAGCCGGTGGCCGGCGCCGTCGAAGCCGACCAGCGGCACGGCGATCAATGCCATGTCCGTGGCGAGCAGGCCCGAGCGCGGATCGACATCCGGTTCGGGAATGCCGTAGCGGTTGGTCACCAGCTCATCGCCCGGTCGCCAGGGGGCGAAGCGGAGCGTCTCGTCGTCGGCCAGGACGGGCAGGCAGTAGACCAGGCCGGGGGGCAGGCGCAGCTGCCAGCTGTGCAGGCCGATTTCGCCATCCATCGCCCAATAGCCGGCGACGTAACCCTGGGCCGGAAAGAACGGGAGTGCGAACAGGCGCGTGGCCAGCGCATCGGCGCCGGCGATGCGCTCGGCGGCGGGCAGGGCGCGGCGGCGCGCACGCAGTTCACGGCGCAGCGTGTCGCGCTCGGCGGCCAGGGCGAAGGAGGGGGAGTCGGGCATGCGCGAATTTTACGGCATGCGTACCGGCGTTGCCGGTGGGACCGCGGGAGCGGCGTCAGTCACGGCCCTGCGCGTCGGATCCCTGGTGCAATCGGCTTCATTTCGAAGTCATCCCGCTCATGGGCGGGTGCAACTGGACCGGCCGGGTCGCGGCTGATGCCGCTGCCGCGGGAAAAATACGTCCTCCGCCATGCACGATGTTCGCGAAACGACCTTGAACCCGGGGTTCAAGTGGGAAGGTTGGGTGACCATCGGGCTTTCCGCTGCGAGGCAGACTTGCACTCCCGGTAACCGTCACCTTCCCGTGGTCGTCATTAAGGGACAAGGCGAATGTTTGCGCGCACTGTCGAGTACAGCAGAGGACGCGTGGGCAGTATAGCCAATGCCGCGTTTTTGCCTAGCCCGTTCGTCGGCCGATTCAGTGGGCAGTCGGTGTGGTGCGCACTGCGTTATGGCGTGCCCAGCGCGCTGTCCAGCTTGCGGTGCAGATCCTGCAGCGTGCGTTCGACTTCGCGGTTGCGTGCCTGCTGCTCGTCGCGCAGCTGCTGCAATTCGTGTGCCAGATTGAGGGCGGCCAGCACGGCCACACGGTCCACCGCCGCCATGCGGTTGCTGCCGCGCACCTCGCGCATGCGGCTGTCCAGCAGCTTGGCCGCCGCCATCAGGCTGGAACGTTCATCGGGCGCGACGCCGACGGTGTACTCGCGGTCCAGGATATGGACGCTGACCGGTTCGGTGGCGCTCATGTGTGCTGCTCCAGCGACTTCAGGCGGCTGATCATGGCTTCCACGCGCGAGCGCGCCTGTTCGTTCTTGGCCAGCAGCTGCGACCGCTCGCCGACCAGGTGCTCCTGCTGCTGGCGCAGGCTGCGGTTCTCATCCGCCAGGCGCTGGCAGCGGTCGGCCAGGTCCTGGATGCGCGTACCGAGCGCGCGGAGCTGGTCGAGAAGGTCGGCGTTGTCCATGGCGGGCACATTAGGCATGCGGTCGGTGGCCGGTCAAGCGGCCGGGGCAGCCACCACCCTGTAGGAGCGGGCCATGCCCGCGATGCTTTTCGGTCGGACCACGCAAGAGCATCGCGGGCATGGCCCGCTCCTACGGGGGTCAGGAGGCCACGCGCATGCCCGAGCCGGGGTAGTACTCGCGGATGAAGCGCAGGCACTGGTCCGCGCCCAGCGCCTGCGAGACCCAGTGCCCCTGTACTTCGTCGCAGCCGTGGTTGCGCAGGAACTCGTACTGGTCCCAGGTCTCCACGCCCTCGGCGACCACCTTCAGGGCCAGCGACTGTCCCATCGTGATGATGGTGCTGGTGATCGCCTCGTCGTCGGTGTCGTGGGTGAGGTCGCCGATGAACTCGCGGTCGATCTTCAGGGTGGTCAGGGGCAGGCGCTTCAGGTAGGCCAGCGACGAATAACCGGTGCCGAAGTCGTCGATGGCCAGCGAGATGCCCAGCCGGCGGCACGCGCGCAGGGTGTCGGCGTTCTGCTCGGGGTGGGTCATGATGACGCTCTCGGTGAGCTCCAGCTCCAGCCGGTTGGCGGGAATGCCGGTCTCCTGCAGCGTACGCGCCACTACCGCCTGCAGGTCGCCGCGCTGCAGCTGGGTGGACGAGACGTTGACCGCCATCGACAGCTCCTCCAGGCCCTGCTCGTGCCAGTCCCGCAGCGTCAGGCAGGCCTCGCGCAGCGCCCAGGCGCCCAGTTCGAGGATCATCCCCGATTCCTCCGCCAGCGGGATGAACTGCGCCGGCGAGACCATGCCGAACTCCTTGCTGTCCCAGCGCAGCAGGGCCTCCACGCCGGTGACGCGCTGGCGCGAGATCGACAGCCGCGGCTGGAACACCAGCGAAAGTTCGTTGCGGTCGATCGCCCGCCGCAACGCGCTGGCCAGGATGGCGCGGTGACGGTTCTTCTCGTCCATCGACTCGGAATACACCTGGTAGGTGTGCCGGCCC belongs to Pseudoxanthomonas sp. F37 and includes:
- the rpiA gene encoding ribose-5-phosphate isomerase RpiA, coding for MSEAKRLAGEKAIEFVEDGMIVGVGTGSTVAFFIDALGRVKDRIKGAVSSSEQSTARLRQHGIEVLDLNHTGTLSLYVDGADECDPHKRLIKGGGAALTREKIIAEASKQFVCIVDPSKQVPVLGRFPLPVEVIPMARSLVAREILALTGGQPVWRDGTVTDNGNVILDIHNLSITDPVAMEREINQIPGVVSVGLFARRPADIVIVGGEPPVVLR
- a CDS encoding EVE domain-containing protein; its protein translation is MTARKRYWLMKSEPDAFSIDDLEKVGTEPWNGVRNYQARNFMRSMQVGDGVLFYHSNCKEPGIVGTATVATVAYPDDTQFDPRSDYYDPKSTREDPRWSLVDVKFERKLARTIALDEIKQHADALGDGFALTQRGNRLSVLPVTAAQWKFLLALE
- a CDS encoding 5-formyltetrahydrofolate cyclo-ligase, with the translated sequence MPDSPSFALAAERDTLRRELRARRRALPAAERIAGADALATRLFALPFFPAQGYVAGYWAMDGEIGLHSWQLRLPPGLVYCLPVLADDETLRFAPWRPGDELVTNRYGIPEPDVDPRSGLLATDMALIAVPLVGFDGAGHRLGMGGGWYDRTLAPRLQRPAPPWLVGVGFEAQRIDAVGAQAWDVPLDAICSERDTLLPSSPLPDAPA
- a CDS encoding cell division protein ZapA, which codes for MSATEPVSVHILDREYTVGVAPDERSSLMAAAKLLDSRMREVRGSNRMAAVDRVAVLAALNLAHELQQLRDEQQARNREVERTLQDLHRKLDSALGTP
- a CDS encoding TIGR02449 family protein — protein: MDNADLLDQLRALGTRIQDLADRCQRLADENRSLRQQQEHLVGERSQLLAKNEQARSRVEAMISRLKSLEQHT